One window of the Dermacentor andersoni chromosome 10, qqDerAnde1_hic_scaffold, whole genome shotgun sequence genome contains the following:
- the LOC126544468 gene encoding mitochondrial coenzyme A diphosphatase NUDT8-like has protein sequence MFLAVRAVSLARRLQWLRPQRPSVSVRFVQVSERLCRNFLSSVVTTNAAKCERLLNDTHELPHAKLKMTIRDCVRIRPMLNAARACNGAFRCASSSNTASSSALDSAFSRPKLQSCLESIKKLKLGTVQPARPDAEIRRSSILIPLCTSNGGKPSLLFTLRSNRLPRHKGYVCFPGGMEHAEDIDPVDTALRETEEELGVSRSKLEVIGTFPTFYNPRDKLSMTVVLGMLGEAGRDVDLQADLNVNDAEVQLAFVRTLEELCDQTNLRYTQFRGRHGGDYAMPVFLAGQFKVWGLTAMVLNAFLRTLLPDVYHHEVRCVVLKKSLYLED, from the coding sequence ATGTTTTTAGCGGTGAGAGCAGTGAGTCTTGCAAGACGACTGCAATGGCTGCGGCCACAACGACCATCTGTTTCCGTTCGTTTCGTGCAAGTGAGCGAACGCCTCTGTCGTAATTTTCTTTCCTCGGTAGTCACAACGAATGCGGCTAAGTGCGAACGATTGCTCAACGACACCCACGAGCTCCCGCACGCCAAACTTAAAATGACAATCCGCGACTGCGTGAGAATTCGTCCAATGCTAAACGCCGCAAGGGCGTGCAATGGCGCGTTTCGCTGCGCGTCGAGTTCGAACACCGCGTCGTCGTCGGCCCTAGACAGCGCGTTCTCGCGTCCCAAGCTTCAGTCCTGTCTGGAGAGCATCAAGAAGCTCAAGCTCGGCACCGTTCAGCCGGCCAGGCCCGATGCCGAGATCCGTCGCTCCTCGATCCTCATCCCCCTATGCACCAGCAACGGTGGCAAGCCGTCCCTGCTGTTCACGCTTCGCTCGAATCGACTGCCTCGTCACAAAGGGTACGTTTGCTTCCCTGGTGGCATGGAGCACGCCGAAGACATCGACCCCGTCGACACTGCGTTGAGGGAGACAGAAGAAGAACTGGGCGTCAGCAGAAGCAAGCTGGAGGTGATCGGCACGTTTCCCACCTTCTACAATCCGCGCGACAAGCTCTCCATGACCGTGGTCTTGGGGATGCTGGGCGAGGCCGGACGAGACGTCGACCTGCAAGCGGATCTGAACGTCAACGACGCGGAAGTTCAGCTGGCCTTCGTGCGGACACTAGAAGAGTTGTGCGACCAGACGAATCTTCGCTACACGCAGTTCAGAGGTCGGCACGGCGGCGACTATGCCATGCCGGTGTTTCTGGCGGGCCAGTTCAAGGTTTGGGGCCTCACGGCGATGGTGTTGAACGCTTTTCTCAGGACGCTGCTGCCGGACGTGTACCACCACGAAGTGAGGTGCGTGGTGCTCAAGAAAAGTTTGTACCTCGAGGATTAA
- the LOC126543574 gene encoding uncharacterized protein — protein sequence MNVAIPALLLVLLVDVPPSSAHWCKLKGLKKIDWEKFAGKEWYAAVGSFTHHEYPICTSRLYYPKKGRVVEVLRHGRVGAKSWNQTTSGGTLESDKIRFVKDNALSPDGVIYYQILDTDYTTWAVENSCNQFGSTLSLLLTKQMRQVPRTIMRKAWRAIRKAGYRHDGKQWFPTGCLIESGKGDGMLALMLVSKPPK from the exons ATGAATGTCGCAATACCAGCGCTGCTACTTGTCCTGCTGGTCGATGTGCCACCATCGTCAGCGCACTGGTGCAAGCTGAAAGGCTTGAAAAAGATAGACTGGGAAAAG TTTGCGGGCAAGGAATGGTACGCAGCGGTCGGCAGTTTTACACACCACGAATATCCCATATGTACCTCAAGACTTTACTACCCCAAGAAAGGCCGCGTCGTTGAAGTTCTAAGACACGG GAGGGTCGGGGCTAAATCTTGGAATCAGACCACATCCGGCGGCACGCTCGAATCGGACAAAATTCGATTTGTTAAAG ACAATGCTTTGAGTCCCGACGGGGTGATCTACTACCAAATCTTGGACACGGATTATACAACCTGGGCGGTCGAGAATTCCTGCAATCAGT TCGGAAGCACTCTCTCACTTCTGCTGACCAAGCAAATGCGCCAAGTTCCGAGAACAATAATGCGGAAAGCCTGGAGGGCCATACGGAAGGCAGGGTACAGACACGATGGAAAACAGTGGTTTCCAACCGGCTGCCTCATAGAAAGCGGCAAAGGCGACGGCATGCTCGCATTGATGCTTGTGTCGAAGCCCCCTAAATAA
- the LOC126543575 gene encoding uncharacterized protein, whose translation MEHVREFGHPHVLLDGEDLVALRLEQPWPPDSEPPEGCFLDPADRGLLVTDGGSLVASTSVLLGTSFSAALFAGCTAFQFSDDAFGVAASQLLRAADKICVVHNRDPLHGLLRLFPDARVLVLIHDLADEPDDADVVRPGWFATEPRAEPSSCQQPSYQLRMLVRTTGAEGMGGFTTMSWETMTSVLYACPQIRRLDSPLVPVAFAMLPDENHCSTGKPNSRDFRHLTLDADFSAALEDAFISQAAEQFPLVEHLEVTLSSLEDFVALQAFGNLRSLSVAFGATDRAVDVGEHLEPLLQHWPRLEALSLAMCAGVRLLAIAGPCPRLGELRLVDCSGFRGRKAELVGDGFSHLRRLELTRTEIAEGVVVLLVAVRQQVRSLHLGDDRICSTFLYISCTAAASGTVLFPLLEELTLRTHYTVRALGLEPEQLHRAVRAMPALRHLQTDSYDLRLFFENYSSPPGCVSLSWCECVHCAVHCSRLCASSGFEEDDEKTTTPVGGDVLPLSGRGDEQSDAADTGTHPAYECDDPKSMTEEDERGHLVSGCGDTYPTRRNTGRHSASDRGDKSVSEDAFKHATSGRGGGQSTDEHTTTASDGEMLKTAENDNDCGDAAAPANNLKQVQ comes from the exons ATGGAGCACGTCCGCGAGTTCGGCCACCCGCACGTCCTGCTCGATGGCGAAGACCTCGTCGCGCTGCGCCTCGAGCAGCCGTGGCCGCCAGACTCGGAGCCGCCCGAGGGCTGCTTCCTGGACCCCGCGGACCGCGGCTTGCTCGTCACCGACGGGGGCTCCCTGGTGGCCTCGACGAGCGTTCTCCTCGGGACGAGCTTCTCGGCCGCCCTGTTCGCCGGATGCACGGCCTTTCAGTTTTCGGACGACGCCTTCGGCGTCGCGGCGAGCCAGCTTCTCCGAGCAGCCGACAAGATCTGCGTCGTGCACAACAGGGACCCGCTGCACGGACTCCTCCGCCTGTTCCCCGACGCCAGGGTGCTGGTCCTCATCCACGACCTCGCGGATGAGCCCGACGACGCGGACGTTGTCCGTCCTGGCTGGTTTGCGACCGAACCGCGGGCGGAGCCGTCGTCGTGCCAACAGCCGTCGTACCAGCTGCGGATGCTCGTCCGCACCACCGGCGCCGAAGGGATGGGAGGTTTCACCACGATGAGCTGGGAGACCATGACGTCAGTGCTGTACGCCTGTCCTCAG ATTCGACGCCTTGACTCCCCCCTCGTCCCGGTGGCATTCGCAATGTTGCCGGATGAGAACCACTGCTCGACGGGGAAGCCCAACTCCCGGGACTTCCGTCACCTCACACTCGACGCCGACTTCTCGGCCGCCTTGGAAGACGCCTTCATCAGTCAGGCGGCCGAGCAATTTCCTTTGGTGGAGCATTTGGAG GTAACCCTCTCTTCACTGGAAGATTTCGTCGCCCTCCAAGCCTTCGGCAACCTGCGAAGCCTCTCTGTGGCGTTCGGCGCCACGGACAGGGCCGTCGACGTGGGCGAGCACCTGGAACCGCTCCTGCAGCACTGGCCGCGGCTGGAGGCGCTCTCCCTGGCCATGTGCGCGGGCGTCCGGCTCTTGGCGATCGCCGGCCCCTGTCCGAGACTCGGGGAACTGCGGCTCGTCGACTGCTCGGGGTTTCGTGGACGTAAGGCGGAGCTCGTCGGCGACGGCTTCTCCCACCTGCGACGCCTGGAGCTGACGCGCACCGAGATCGCGGAAGGAGTCGTGGTCTTGCTGGTCGCAGTGCGCCAACAG GTGCGCAGCCTCCACCTGGGCGACGACCGCATATGCTCGACGTTCCTCTATATCAGCTGCACCGCTGCCGCCTCGGGAACGGTCTTGTTTCCGCTCCTGGAAGAGCTGACGCTGCGCACGCACTACACCGTGCGCGCGTTGGGCCTGGAGCCGGAACAGCTGCACCGAGCCGTGCGGGCGATGCCGGCTCTGCGCCACCTCCAGACGGACAGCTACGACCTGAGACTGTTCTTCGAGAACTACAGCTCGCCGCCGGGATGCGTGTCCCTGTCCTGGTGCGAATGCGTCCACTGCGCGGTTCACTGTTCCAGGCTCTGTGCCAGCTCGGGATTCGAGGAGGACGACGAGAAGACCACGACGCCGGTTGGCGGTGACGTCTTGCCGCTTTCTGGACGGGGCGACGAGCAGTCTGACGCAGCGGACACCGGCACTCACCCGGCTTACGAGTGCGACGACCCGAAGTCCATGACCGAGGAGGACGAGCGCGGGCACTTGGTTTCTGGGTGCGGAGACACGTATCCGACGAGACGGAACACCGGCAGGCACTCGGCTTCCGATCGTGGGGACAAGTCCGTGTCAGAGGACGCTTTCAAGCACGCGACATCGGGACGTGGCGGAGGCCAGAGCACAGATGAGCATACGACCACCGCAAGCGATGGAGAGATGCTTAAAACCGCGGAAAATGACAATGACTGCGGAGACGCGGCAGCTCCCGCCAACAATCTTAAGCAAGTTCAGTGA